The Stomoxys calcitrans chromosome 3, idStoCalc2.1, whole genome shotgun sequence genome includes a region encoding these proteins:
- the LOC131996052 gene encoding uncharacterized protein LOC131996052, whose protein sequence is MSQTKKNDWKCHVCKPRKSPNNTYKTFVFGESNTNQNNESPNRNLAECQANNEKQQKQQRVDDETVNNNTKRFKETETTSTYQQNDISELKTGMVDLKSSLQQIVTSMASLSADLKSHMDSALAEMNRNVATIAAQVSELQKKDQEKTVQIGELTKRLQQLEQKALEKNIEINNVENMETEPEVIVKRITDALGVDMSAEHISKMYKIKRKKKVVVEFASLNKKKEFMGKLKGHRIQASVLREEENSDCGGYIYINDELTPHNRQILWAAKTKAKENGWKFVWVRNGHIYARRNENSSFIIINNASELELITESS, encoded by the coding sequence AtgagccaaacaaaaaaaaatgattggaaATGCCATGTCTGTAAACCAAGGAAATCCCCCAACAACACTTACAAAACCTTTGTCTTTGGGGAGAGCAACACAAACCAAAACAACGAATCTCCAAACAGAAATCTAGCAGAATGTCAAGCCAACAATGAGAAACAACAAAAGCAGCAACGAGTTGATGATGAGACtgtcaacaacaacaccaaacgtttTAAAGAAACTGAGACAACATCTACATATCAACAAAACGACATATCCGAACTCAAAACGGGCATGGTCGACTTAAAAAGCAGCTTGCAGCAGATCGTAACGAGCATGGCATCGCTAAGTGCTGATCTGAAGTCGCATATGGACTCTGCATTAGCCGAGATGAACCGAAACGTAGCGACTATTGCAGCACAAGTGTCTGAACTGCAAAAGAAAGACCAAGAGAAAACGGTACAAATTGGTGAACTTACAAAACGATTACAACAACTTGAACAAAaagcattagaaaaaaatattgaaattaacaaTGTAGAGAACATGGAAACAGAGCCTGAAGTTATTGTTAAGAGAATAACTGATGCTCTCGGCGTGGATATGAGTGCAGAACACATTAGTAAAATGTATAAAATAAAGCGCAAGAAAAAAGTTGTTGTGGAATTTGCATCTCTGAACAAGAAAAAAGAGTTTATGGGTAAACTAAAGGGTCATCGCATACAAGCAAGCGTGTTGAGAGAAGAAGAAAACAGCGACTGTGGAGGATACATATACATAAATGATGAACTTACACCGCACAATAGACAAATTTTATGGGCCGCAAAAACAAAGGCCAAAGAAAATGGATGGAAATTTGTTTGGGTGCGAAATGGGCACATTTATGCTCGCAGAAATGAAAATTCTTCCtttataataattaataatgCATCAGAGTTGGAACTAATAACCGAATCAAGTTAA